A genomic stretch from Edaphobacter aggregans includes:
- a CDS encoding Crp/Fnr family transcriptional regulator: MKAKAKPRVGMTGSQIATIMTELKPRFLEGLNLAETRAILGAASRKRFSANSLITREGDTAKHLYLVLDGGARYFTLSSDGKKIVIRWIRAGDLVGGAALVSGPQEYVVSAEAARNSSALVWDRATIRSLATAYPKLLENALLVAYDYLVLDRIRYVASYSQSAPQRVAQVLGYLANEMGQRVSGGVELHVRNEELAHEANVTIFTVSRLMGEWQRRGLLRKSRGKVVLHRPEDLIRLEA; encoded by the coding sequence GCGAAGCCAAGAGTTGGAATGACAGGATCGCAGATTGCGACCATCATGACGGAGCTGAAACCTCGATTTCTGGAAGGGTTGAATTTGGCCGAGACGAGGGCGATTCTGGGGGCGGCCAGCAGGAAACGGTTTAGCGCAAATTCGCTGATTACACGCGAGGGAGATACAGCGAAGCATCTGTACCTGGTGCTGGATGGAGGCGCACGTTATTTCACCCTATCTTCTGACGGGAAGAAGATCGTCATTCGCTGGATTCGGGCGGGAGATCTGGTTGGCGGTGCTGCTTTGGTGTCGGGGCCTCAGGAATATGTTGTGAGCGCTGAGGCGGCGAGGAATAGTTCTGCGCTGGTGTGGGACAGGGCCACGATTCGGTCTCTTGCGACCGCATATCCGAAGTTGTTGGAGAATGCTCTGTTGGTGGCATATGACTACCTGGTTTTGGACCGTATTCGGTACGTTGCATCGTACTCTCAGTCGGCGCCGCAGCGGGTGGCGCAGGTGCTGGGTTATCTTGCGAACGAGATGGGACAGAGAGTTAGTGGAGGCGTGGAACTCCACGTGAGAAACGAGGAGTTGGCGCACGAAGCGAACGTGACGATCTTTACGGTGAGCCGGCTGATGGGAGAGTGGCAGCGCAGAGGACTCTTGAGGAAGAGCCGAGGCAAGGTGGTGCTGCATCGTCCGGAAGATCTGATTCGATTAGAGGCCTGA